In the Sarcophilus harrisii chromosome 1, mSarHar1.11, whole genome shotgun sequence genome, one interval contains:
- the LOC116421415 gene encoding olfactory receptor 10H2-like, with product MLEEIDALHRDWTRCLLEFTCNSESLRFSNNFIFLMSSSAIVSMLGQNHTTVTEFILIGFSPFPQLQLPFFLPFFVLFLLMYLFTLLGNLLIMLAVWREQSLHKPMYFFLCTLSISEIAYTMVINPRMFADLVSTHHTISFWGCANQMFFTFAFGLAHCFLLTIMGYDRYVAICHPLRYNVLMSSQVCVWLVASSWLSGIVMGLVITLPIFNLTFCGPNVIHHFFCQVPPLLKLACGDASAVAIGIGLLYIIVLLGCFSLIFLSYTFIAATILKIPSAEGRRKAFSTCASHLIVVIIHYGFSSVVHLKSKALEALEGDTLMGISYSVLTPFLSPIIFSLRNKELKDALKKVLLRSLCPSRL from the exons ATGCTAGAGGAAATTGATGCTTTACatagagattggactagatgcttGCTGGAGTTCACTTGCAACTCTGAGAGTCTGAGATTCagcaataactttatttttctcatgtccTCCTCTGCCATAGTCTCTATGCTGGGGCAAAACCATACCACAGTGACTGAATTTATCCTCATTGGATTCTCGCCATTCCCTCAACTTCAGCTGCCGTTCTTT CTGCCGTTCTTTGTGCTCTTTCTGCTGATGTATTTATTCACACTTCTGGGCAACCTTCTCATCATGTTGGCTGTATGGCGTGAACAGAGTCTTCACAAGCCCATGTACTTCTTCCTTTGTACTCTTTCTATCTCAGAAATCGCCTACACGATGGTTATTAATCCCCGTATGTTTGCTGATCTGGTCTCCACTCATCATACCATCTCCTTCTGGGGTTGTGCAAACCAGATGTTTTTCACATTTGCCTTTGGTCTCGCTCACTGCTTCTTGCTCACCATCATGGGCTATGATCGCTATGTGGCCATTTGCCATCCCTTACGCTACAATGTGCTTATGAGCTCACAGGTTTGTGTTTGGCTGGTGGCTTCCTCGTGGCTAAGTGGTATAGTCATGGGGCTAGTGATCACTCTTCCTATTTTCAACTTGACCTTCTGTGGGCCTAATGTGATCCATCATTTCTTCTGCCAAGTGCCCCCTTTGCTGAAGCTAGCTTGTGGAGATGCCTCAGCAGTGGCCATAGGAATTGGGCTGCTCTACATCATAGTCTTATTAGGTTGCTTTTCCCTTATATTTCTCTCTTATACCTTTATTGCGGCTACCATTTTGAAGATTCCCTCAGCTGAAGGTCGACGCAAAGCCTTCTCCACCTGTGCCTCCCACCTTATTGTGGTGATTATACACTATGGTTTTTCTTCTGTTGTACACCTCAAATCCAAGGCCTTAGAAGCCCTGGAAGGAGATACCCTGATGGGCATTTCCTATAGTGTTCTCACCCCCTTCCTGAGCCCCATCATCTTTAGCCTGAGAAACAAGGAACTGAAGGATGCTCTGAAGAAAGTTCTCCTCAGGAGCCTATGCCCCTCAAGACTATAA